A genomic region of Arachis stenosperma cultivar V10309 chromosome 9, arast.V10309.gnm1.PFL2, whole genome shotgun sequence contains the following coding sequences:
- the LOC130951921 gene encoding FBD-associated F-box protein At4g10400-like codes for MDRISDLPDCILLHILSFLPTKTAFSTTVLSRRWTHLCHDLQHFEFNQIQYHNRNDTWPEFCSRKRLFDIVDWILSRGKAPPIRTFRLTCDLAQFDEYSIVEWFIRKVSGPNLQELNLDLQLSIFGLPDRKFVIPNSVFSCASLVTLRLSGGNITFLSPSSSSCGYRLPSLKTLEMHNVEASIDDVAELLSHCTALETLILDLNRQVSEVGLRIHFPLSLKKLNFRSDFNPVRIYGIECRQQFPSICVSNLHNVEEATINVTSRGFVLKFLVEFRWLRSLVLGDLVFTCLPQAPPDLIPELTSLRRLELAVGCFDTRYIMNMLEKCPMLKVLVIVFITDLVNKDPHPSRRWEHPVKVPTCLASHLKVIKIKGYFESRDDRDFFAYVLQHGLVLESLDIQVDRARAKVLPRSSKACQINFRWNQEKEEEEKETLPRGLQQRQHLRTLQEKALLGLLQKNLNL; via the exons ATGGACAGGATCAGCGACCTGCCGGATTGTATACTCTTGCACATCCTCTCCTTTCTCCCTACCAAAACCGCTTTCTCCACCACCGTCCTCTCTCGCCGATGGACCCACCTCTGCCACGACCTCCAACACTTCGAGTTCAACCAAATCCAATATCATAACCGCAACGATACATGGCCAGAGTTCTGTTCACGAAAGCGATTGTTCGACATCGTTGATTGGATTCTCTCCCGCGGCAAAGCGCCGCCAATTCGAACCTTTCGTCTCACCTGTGACCTAGCTCAATTCGATGAATACTCCATTGTGGAGTGGTTCATTAGAAAAGTTTCAGGGCCAAACCTCCAGGAATTGAACTTGGACCTCCAGCTCTCCATCTTCGGTCTCCCCGATCGCAAATTCGTTATTCCCAACAGCGTTTTCAGCTGCGCTTCCCTCGTGACTCTCCGTTTAAGCGGCGGCAACATAACATTCCTTTCGCCTTCTTCTTCGTCGTGCGGTTATCGCTTGCCATCGCTCAAGACTCTGGAGATGCACAATGTCGAGGCCTCTATTGATGACGTGGCAGAGCTTCTCTCTCACTGCACTGCTCTTGAGACTCTCATTCTTGACTTAAACCGTCAAGTCAGCGAGGTCGGATTGAGAATTCACTTTCCTCTTTCTTTGAAGAAATTGAACTTCCGATCAGATTTCAACCCTGTTAGAATTTATGGAATCGAATGTAGGCAGCAGTTTCCCTCGATCTGTGTTTCCAACTTGCACAATGTGGAGGAAGCTACTATCAACGTTACTTCGCGAGGCTTTGTGCTCAAGTTTCTTGTGGAGTTTCGCTGGTTAAGGAGTTTGGTCCTGGGTGACTTAGTGTTTACTTGTTTGCCCCAGGCTCCTCCGGATCTTATTCCGGAATTGACCTCATTACGTAGATTAGAGCTTGCTGTTGGGTGTTTCGACACGAGATATATAATGAATATGCTTGAGAAGTGTCCCATGCTTAAAGTTCTTGTTATTGTTTTTATCACTGACCTTGTTAATAAG GATCCACATCCGTCACGACGATGGGAACACCCAGTGAAGGTTCCTACTTGTCTTGCATCGCATCTGAAAGTGATTAAAATTAAAGGATATTTTGAATCCAGAGATGATAGAGATTTTTTCGCCTATGTTCTTCAACATGGACTTGTTTTGGAGTCACTTGATATTCAGGTGGATCGTGCGAGAGCTAAAGTTTTGCCAAGGAGTTCTAAGGCGTGCCAAATTAACTTTCGCTGGAATCAG gagaaggaggaggaggagaaagagacgTTACCACGAGGACTACAGCAACGGCAACACCTTAGAACACTACAAGAGAAAGCACTATTGGGACTGttacaaaaaaatttgaatttgtaa